Genomic window (Staphylococcus debuckii):
CTCCAGACTTTGAACCATCTTATCGGGTCGTCGATAATGGCAATAACAAAAGAATATATATCCGACTGGGTGTAGAAAATTTGACAAATGGTAAAAACGTAGTTTCTTCTATTCCACCAGAGTTTGCACCAAACAAGATATATGGTTCAGGTGTATCTACAAACTCCAAGATACCGCCTAAAGTCATCATCAGTGGTGGCGATATTGAGTTTCATACCAATGAAGCAGACAGTTATTCAAGTACAGATTATATCATCTATCAAGATAACTGGATTATGTAAGGAGGGATAAGATGTTTAAACAGATTTTTGATAAAACAAACGGCATGCCTAAACTTATTCAGTCAGTATTAGATGAAGAAACAGGTGTCGAACGTTTTGTTTATGATGAAGATAAATACACCGAAGAAATGCCATCTAGCGAATTATACGAGCCAATCTCATACAAAAATGGAAAATGGCAAGGTGTTAGTTATGATGAGTGGAAATATAACCGTTCTGTCGAAGAAGACAACGAAGGGGAGACGCCATATAATCCAAGTGAGACGGAAGCGTTATTAGCACAAACTCAAATGCAGTTGGCCAAAACAGCAAACAGATTAGTACAATCAGAAACACAACAAGCCCAATTAACTATGGAATTAATGAAAAAAGAACAAAGATTAAATATTATGGAAGAACAGCAAGCAAAAACAATAATGGAAATTGCTAAATTGAAAGGGGAATAAATTATGTATCCGGGATTTAAAGCTATTAAATACTTTTACGATATTAACTGTTACACAAACGAGGATATTGCGACTTACGTTCAATTAAATTGTATCAATAAAGAAGAATATAAAAAAATAACAGGTGAAGAATACCCAGAAGAACCACAGGCTGAATAGCTTGTGGTTTTTATTTAAATGAAAGCAGGTGAACGCATGAACGAACACTTTACAATACGTGATAAACTAGCCACCTTATCTTTATTTGGATTAGGCGTGTTTGTAGATGTACGAGGCTTCTACTGGTTCACAAGCCCCGAAAATGTAATCAAAGAGAGCGCTTTTTACCAAGCGTTAAATAACGTTATGTCTATTTGGATTTGGGGTTTGTTATTGCTTATATTCGGTACTTGTCTGATTCTATCAAGTTTGTTTTTCGGCAAACGATCTGTGAATAATACTTCGGATTACTTTATGTTAATAGGTGGGTTAGGAAGCGCCATCATACACTTTTTAATGTCATCGGCCGCTGTGTATAACGCCCTTAATTGGCTAACCCCAGCGCAAATGCTTACCATGACAGCATGGCTTGGTTTTGTCGGTTTCTTAGGTGGTTTAGGTATCTATGGACGAAGATAAATATGTACTAAAACACGAGTGGGAAAAATCAAGGGGCAAAATACACGAACGCATAAACGAAGTAGATAAGAAACACACAGAAAACTTTAATAGTTTGCTGAATAAATTAGATAGACAGACATTGCTACAAGAAAAATCGTTCGAGTCACAAGCTAGGTCAGAAAAACACTTAGAAAAAATGAGTGAATCATTAGCAACGGTAGGCACTAGGGTAACTGATTTAGAATACGAAACGAAGGACCACGAAAAAGAAATCAAGAGTTTGCAAGGAATTGTAGAGGCAGAGGCAAAAGGTAACAGAGAAGTAATCGGCTACTGGTTAGGATTTGCAGGGGTTGTATTAGTCCCTCTTATCTCTTTGGTAGCAAACATCTTCTTTAAATAAGTCGGCACTTATGTGTCGTCTTTTTTTATTTTATTTGGAGGTTTTTAAATGAAGAGTATAAATTGGAAAGTGCGTTTCAAAAGCAAAACATTTTGGATAGCTATCTTATCGGCAGTTATTCTTTTTATTAATAATGTAACACAAGCTATCGGGGTAGATTACACAAGTCAGTTAGAACAATTTAGTAATGGCGTTAATGGATTACTTGCTGTATTAGTCGCATTCGGAGTAATACAAGATCCTACAACGAAAGGAATAAAAGACAGTGGTATTGTACAGACTTATACAAATCCGCGTGATGAAAATGTTGACCCAGTTGAGTATCAGAAAACAGTTGACGATGATAGCGTTACACCAGAACGAAAAGAATTGACTCCTCAAGAATTCGACACATCACAACCATTTACTGATGATAGTGACGAAGTAGAATTTGATGTTGCAGATTATGAATATGATGAAGAATTACCACGTGGTGCTAGTCGTTACCACGATGATGAAGTGCTAAAGGAGAGTGAAGAAGATGGTCGCTAAATTAACACGAAAAGAAGCTATTAAATATCTGTATTCACTAGAAGGCAAGGGCTGGGATTTTGATAATTTTGCGGGCTGGCAATGCTTTGACTTAGCGAATATGTATTGGTTCAAATTATTCGGTCATGGACTTAAAGGCGAAGGTGCTGCCGATATACCTAATGTGAATAATTTTAAAGGCGAGGCGACTGTTTATAATAATACGCCTAGTTTTAAAGCCCAAGAGGGCGACGTTGGCGTATTCAATCATAATTATGGTGGTGGTTACGGCCACGTTGTTATCGTATTAAATGGTAATTATGACGGTAACTATATGAAATTTGTTAGTTTAGACCAAAATTGGTATGGTGGTGGGAAAGCTAAAACCGAAGTAGCGCAAAGAATTGTTCATAATTACGATTTCCCAATGTGGTTTATTCGTCCGCAATATAAATCAGAGAGTGCGAAAAAGGTTTCTGAACAATCGGCTACTAAAACTGATACTAAGAAGAAAACAACAGCTAAAAAGAAAATGAAGAAATTAAGTTATATTCGTGATGAAGTGAAAGGTTATCGCCTACCTAATCGTGGATATAAACCAACATCAATAACGCTACACAATGATGCAGGAAGTGTTGGTGCTACAGCAGAAGCATATCATCGTGGTTTAGTGAACGCTCCTCTATCACGTTTAGAGGCTGGTGTAGCTCATTCATATATAAGTGGAAACACAGTATACCAAGCATTACCAGAAAGCCGTATAGCATGGCACACAGCCAATCAGAACGGTAATAAAAATTCGTATGGTATTGAAATATGTCAGTCAATTGGTGCAAGTGATAAAACATTCCTTGCCAATGAGCAGGTAGCTTTCCAAGAAGCAGCAAGACTGTTGAATAAATGGGGATTAAAAGCTAATAGAAATACAGTGAGACTCCATATGGAATTTTCACAGACTTCATGCCCTCATCGAAGTATGAAGCTCCATACTGGTTTCGATCCAGTGACACAAGGTGTACCTTCACAAGCAATTAAACTCAAACTTAAAGACTACTTCATTAAGCAAATAAGAGCTTATCAAGAAGGCAAAGTACCAACAGCTACTGTATCTAATAAAACAAGTTCTGCAAGCAATACTAAGTCAACGGTAGCCGGTGCATGGAAACGCAACAGTTATGGTACATGGTATATGAGTGAGAAGGCACGTTTCACTAACGGTAGTCAACCAATCATGGTTAGAACAGTCGGACCATTTAGAAGCTGTCCATACGCTTATGATTTTCAACCGGGTGGTTACTGTGATTATGATGAAGTGATGTTACAAGACGGTCACGTATGGATTGGATATGATTGGAAGGGTAGACGATATTATTTACCGATAAGAACAGTAAGCGGGACACCACCAAATCATTCGGTAGGTCCATTGTGGGGAACAATAAGTTAAGTTATAATTGAAGTGTGAGTAATGGATAATGTCCATCCGTTTGAGGATTGCTTGGCTGAGCAGTCCTCTTTTTTTTATGTGTTTTAAAGTCAAGATTGATATAGAACTTATAAAAAGTAAAATTTGACTGTAAAAATCATTAGCTCTATAATTATCATTAGTACACATATAAATCTGTATCATTCATGCCCCAATTATACGAAGCATTAAAACTTACGTTACACCTTCCTCCAATAATACAGTTTTGTGTACTTTTTATACATAATTTACCCACCTATACTATATACTGAATAGGTGGGTTTTTTGATACCATTTTTGATACCATTTTGTTGGAAAATAGAAAAGTTCAGATAATTTAAGTGCTTAAAAACCGCATGAAATCAACGTTTTTAATTTCAAAAATTCCTAAAAAACACTGTTTTCAATCGAAATGGAAGGTTCTATCGGCTAATCTCTTATTGGTATGAAAGTTGAATAGATTTTAATGACTATAGGCAACGCTTGTACTTTCGAGTATAAGCGTTGCTTTTTTATACTTAAAAATATGAGTCCTCAACTATAAGATAGTGCAAATCAATTAAATTTAATTATTTTATAGTCTACTATTTTAACGCGTCATATTGTAGAATATAGTTAAAATATATAGGGAGGCAGGCAATATGAAATGTTCGAAATGCGGTACTGTTGTTGAAGACGGATCAAAATTTTGTCCCAACTGCGGCAGTCCTATAGAATCTACAAACCAAGAACCGCAATTTGGTGCGCAGTCAACGCCATCATTCGGAGCGCAAGAAACACCTACATTTGGCGCAGAGTCATCCACAACTGCTGACGAAACTAAGCAGCAAAGTGAAAATTCAATGTCTAATACTGAGAAGACAGAATTTGGAGCGAACGCTGAAAGAGAGAAAACAAAAACAAATTTAACAAGCAATGCAAAAGGTATAGTCTCGCGCAATTTAAAACTGCAACCTCAAGATTTTTGGATTAAATATTATATTATTTCTTTTATCTTTGCATTATTAAGCTATATGGCAAGTTCATTTGGAGGATTACAGTATTTATTTATTATCCTCAACTTCATTCTTTATCCGATTACAGAATCTATCTTACAGGAAGGCACTAAAATGTTAGGAATCAATTATATAGGTAATGCGTTAATCACCAATGCAGAAACGCCTGGGATTTTAGTAGTAATTATCTTAGTAATCAAGTTTATCTATAAAATGTTTATATGGTCGTTTTCTTGGATTGTTGGTCCATTAGGCGCTATATATATGAATCATCTTGGCAAAAAGATGGGATTGTAGGAGTGAAGAAATGAAAAGACCAATTACAGTAGGACATGGTTTTGGCAAAACAAAATCCCATGAACTTGTAAATAAAGCAGTGAGCGGCGATATTATTGTTTTTACACCTTCTGACAAGCCGTATTTGATAGAAGATGGATTAACTATACCTTCAGGAGTGGAAATGACATTTAGAAGTAATAGCAAACCTGAAGATACGGTACTTAAATGTCCTTTTACGATAGAAGGACAAGTATTATTTGAAAATATAACAATTGATTTAGGTAAAAAAGGACAATTATATCTAAAGAACCAAAGTAATGTTATTTTTAGAAATGTCATCATAAAAAGCGACTCAAAAGAATATAATCCTGTATACTGTGAAAATGCTAATGTGGACTTTCACAGTGTAACATTAGTAGGAGATGAAAGTTCAACGCAAATTACTATAGCTGATAAATCTAAAGCCAAAATAGAGCGTTGCTTAATAAATAAATTCTATATTGAAGGCGAATCACATGTTGAGCTGACTGACACAAAAATCACCAATAGATTAGTAATTGACTACGGTGCATTGTTGGATGCCGAAAATATTTATCTTGAAAATGATGAAGATGGTATTCCTTTAATTGCAGGTGAGGGAGTGTTTCTTACAATTAAGAATCTCTATTTTTTAGGGAAAACCAAACAAACCATCGACCTTGATAATACGATGCATGCATATATAACACGTATTTTTGCAAATAACGATGTGGAAATTTATTTGAAGGGCGATTCACGTATTAATAACGATATAGAGATTAATGATAATGTCGAACTGAATTATATTAAAAAAAGTAGTGAAGGTAAAAAAGAAAGCGTACAGCAACTGGAAAAATCACCATTTGGAGATATTCCTTTTGATCCTGAAACTGAGCTAGATCCTAACTTTTTCGGCGACGATGTAGATGATTCAATAATTGGGATTGATGATGCAATTAACGTAAATAATGAAAAAATCATTGAAACAACGCCGGTTGTTGATGAGTTGAAATATCCGAAGTTAGCTGAAAAATCTCTTGAGGATTTAAACGCTTTAATTGGCTTGGATTCTGTCAAAAAAACAGTGAAGATGTTTATTGATAATGTGAAAATCAATAAAATGAAGAAAGAAAATGGTTTGCATTATGATAATATTTCACTGCATTCAGTATTTTTAGGTAATCCAGGTACCGGTAAAACAACCGTA
Coding sequences:
- a CDS encoding XkdX family protein, encoding MYPGFKAIKYFYDINCYTNEDIATYVQLNCINKEEYKKITGEEYPEEPQAE
- a CDS encoding phage holin, which produces MKSINWKVRFKSKTFWIAILSAVILFINNVTQAIGVDYTSQLEQFSNGVNGLLAVLVAFGVIQDPTTKGIKDSGIVQTYTNPRDENVDPVEYQKTVDDDSVTPERKELTPQEFDTSQPFTDDSDEVEFDVADYEYDEELPRGASRYHDDEVLKESEEDGR
- a CDS encoding SH3 domain-containing protein — its product is MVAKLTRKEAIKYLYSLEGKGWDFDNFAGWQCFDLANMYWFKLFGHGLKGEGAADIPNVNNFKGEATVYNNTPSFKAQEGDVGVFNHNYGGGYGHVVIVLNGNYDGNYMKFVSLDQNWYGGGKAKTEVAQRIVHNYDFPMWFIRPQYKSESAKKVSEQSATKTDTKKKTTAKKKMKKLSYIRDEVKGYRLPNRGYKPTSITLHNDAGSVGATAEAYHRGLVNAPLSRLEAGVAHSYISGNTVYQALPESRIAWHTANQNGNKNSYGIEICQSIGASDKTFLANEQVAFQEAARLLNKWGLKANRNTVRLHMEFSQTSCPHRSMKLHTGFDPVTQGVPSQAIKLKLKDYFIKQIRAYQEGKVPTATVSNKTSSASNTKSTVAGAWKRNSYGTWYMSEKARFTNGSQPIMVRTVGPFRSCPYAYDFQPGGYCDYDEVMLQDGHVWIGYDWKGRRYYLPIRTVSGTPPNHSVGPLWGTIS
- a CDS encoding zinc-ribbon domain-containing protein, yielding MKCSKCGTVVEDGSKFCPNCGSPIESTNQEPQFGAQSTPSFGAQETPTFGAESSTTADETKQQSENSMSNTEKTEFGANAEREKTKTNLTSNAKGIVSRNLKLQPQDFWIKYYIISFIFALLSYMASSFGGLQYLFIILNFILYPITESILQEGTKMLGINYIGNALITNAETPGILVVIILVIKFIYKMFIWSFSWIVGPLGAIYMNHLGKKMGL